One Gammaproteobacteria bacterium genomic window carries:
- the lptF gene encoding LPS export ABC transporter permease LptF encodes MIRIVDRYLAKETVLTIGAVTGVLMLILLSNRFASLLGDAAAGRLPRETVFTLLGLASIKFFIVVVPVATFLAIMLALGRLYRDSEMTTFMACGVGPAQVYRPLLVIALVLGSAMAALSLQVSPWAERMTHIVNSAGEHDAQVGSFESGRFKVDDDGHGALYAEHVSKDGKDLGKVFMQGPSGDLMAVVIAEQGHRQGNPDVAGGGMLVLKDGWRYEGTPGKADYRIVRYAEHGIVIDPPKPESGLDSYDAYPTGELLKLHDLAAASELQWRLSVPISVVLLTLLAVPLARTSPRQGRYGKLLIAVLVYVIYYNLGILGRVWLQKGVTPAALGLWWVDGIYLAVVGLLLLQQYGTRGLFAANWRPRA; translated from the coding sequence ATGATACGCATCGTGGACCGCTATCTCGCCAAGGAGACGGTGCTCACCATCGGCGCCGTCACCGGCGTGCTCATGCTGATCCTCCTCAGCAACCGCTTCGCCAGCCTCTTGGGCGATGCGGCCGCCGGGCGCCTGCCGCGCGAGACCGTGTTCACCCTGCTCGGGCTCGCCTCCATCAAGTTCTTCATCGTGGTGGTGCCGGTCGCGACCTTCCTCGCCATCATGCTGGCCCTGGGCAGGCTTTACCGCGACAGCGAGATGACCACCTTCATGGCCTGCGGCGTGGGGCCGGCGCAGGTCTACCGGCCGCTGCTGGTCATCGCCCTGGTGCTGGGCTCGGCCATGGCGGCGCTGTCGCTGCAGGTCTCGCCCTGGGCCGAGCGCATGACCCACATCGTCAACAGCGCCGGCGAGCACGACGCGCAGGTCGGCAGCTTCGAGTCGGGCCGCTTCAAGGTGGACGACGACGGCCATGGCGCGCTCTATGCCGAGCACGTGAGCAAGGACGGCAAGGACCTCGGCAAGGTGTTCATGCAGGGCCCGAGCGGCGACCTCATGGCGGTGGTGATCGCCGAGCAGGGCCATCGCCAGGGCAACCCGGACGTGGCCGGCGGCGGCATGCTGGTCCTCAAGGACGGTTGGCGCTACGAGGGCACGCCCGGCAAGGCCGACTACCGCATCGTGCGCTACGCCGAGCACGGCATCGTCATCGATCCGCCCAAGCCCGAGAGCGGCCTCGACTCCTACGATGCCTATCCCACCGGCGAGCTGCTGAAGCTGCACGACCTCGCCGCCGCCTCCGAACTGCAATGGCGCCTCTCGGTGCCGATCTCGGTGGTGCTGCTGACGCTGCTGGCGGTGCCGCTGGCGCGCACCTCGCCGCGCCAGGGCCGCTACGGCAAGCTGCTCATCGCGGTGCTGGTCTACGTCATCTACTACAACCTCGGCATCCTCGGCCGCGTCTGGCTGCAGAAGGGCGTGACGCCCGCCGCGCTGGGCCTGTGGTGGGTGGACGGCATCTATCTCGCGGTGGTGGGGCTGCTGCTCCTGCAGCAGTACGGCACCCGTGGGCTGTTCGCCGCCAACTGGAGGCCGCGCGCGTGA
- the folK gene encoding 2-amino-4-hydroxy-6-hydroxymethyldihydropteridine diphosphokinase: MAAVTAYVGLGANLQAPASQVRRALDELAAVPNTRVTARSPLYKSPPLGPQDQPDYVNAAAAVETALAPLELLAALRAIEAAHGRRRDGTRWGPRSLDLDLLIYGDVTMQTPELTLPHPGVPERAFVLYPLHDIAPALVIPGLGAVSELRARLGDARIERLEPQDA, from the coding sequence GTGGCTGCCGTCACGGCCTACGTGGGCCTCGGCGCCAACCTGCAGGCACCCGCATCGCAAGTGCGCCGCGCGCTGGACGAGCTCGCCGCCGTCCCAAACACCCGCGTCACCGCACGCTCGCCTCTATATAAGAGTCCGCCCCTGGGTCCCCAGGACCAGCCCGACTACGTCAACGCCGCCGCCGCCGTCGAGACCGCGCTCGCGCCGCTGGAGCTGCTCGCGGCGCTGCGCGCCATCGAGGCGGCCCATGGCCGGCGCCGCGACGGCACCCGCTGGGGTCCGCGCAGCCTCGACCTCGACCTCCTTATATACGGCGACGTGACCATGCAGACGCCCGAGCTCACGCTGCCGCATCCCGGCGTGCCGGAGCGCGCCTTCGTCCTGTATCCTCTCCATGACATCGCACCTGCGCTCGTGATACCGGGCCTGGGCGCGGTGAGCGAGCTGCGCGCACGCTTGGGGGACGCGCGCATCGAACGCCTGGAGCCGCAAGACGCATGA
- the pgi gene encoding glucose-6-phosphate isomerase, producing the protein MSSITQSAAWKALAAHQAEFDLDEFKATALDAKRVADFSIELPGLHADLSRHLATPETLKLLAKLAEAAGLDARRRQLFEGGHVNNTEDRAALHTLLRAAPADVPPALAPQAAEVREVFARMRAFCGDVHADRITDVVSIGIGGSHLGPELVVEALAPLKGPKLRTHFLSNVDPMHAARLLPALDPEHTLVVVISKTFTTQETLANAQAARTWLVQALGEKAVPAHFAAVSAAPDKARAFGIPPERVFAFWDWVGGRYSLWSAVGLPIALAHGFEAFEALLAGAAQMDRHFREAPAERNLPVLLALLGVWYANFWQAATRAVVPYRQDLRLLVPYLQQLEMESDGKRVRRDGTPADYATMPVVWGDTGTNGQHAFFQLLHQGTGLVPVDFVAVLEEESGHWRQQAMLLANCYAQAEALFHGRSAAEAEKQSGKALAPHKTFPGGRPSTLITLSRLDARNLGMLLTLYEHRTFVQACIWDVNCFDQMGVELGKQLAEGVLKALESGDVTGIQDPATRAAVKRSRYE; encoded by the coding sequence ATGTCGTCCATCACCCAATCCGCTGCCTGGAAGGCGCTCGCCGCCCATCAGGCCGAGTTCGACCTCGACGAGTTCAAGGCTACTGCCCTGGACGCGAAGCGCGTCGCGGATTTCTCGATCGAACTGCCCGGCCTGCACGCGGATCTCTCGCGTCACCTCGCCACCCCCGAGACCCTGAAGCTGCTCGCGAAGCTGGCGGAGGCCGCCGGCCTCGACGCCAGGCGCCGGCAGCTGTTCGAAGGCGGACACGTCAACAACACCGAGGACCGCGCCGCGCTGCACACGCTGCTGCGCGCCGCGCCGGCGGACGTGCCGCCCGCGCTCGCACCCCAGGCCGCCGAGGTGCGAGAGGTGTTCGCGCGCATGCGCGCCTTCTGCGGGGACGTGCACGCGGACCGCATCACCGACGTGGTGAGCATCGGCATCGGAGGCTCCCACCTCGGGCCGGAGCTGGTGGTGGAGGCCCTGGCGCCGCTCAAGGGCCCCAAGCTGCGCACCCATTTCCTCTCCAACGTGGATCCCATGCACGCGGCGCGCCTCTTGCCGGCACTGGATCCCGAGCACACCCTGGTGGTGGTCATCTCCAAGACCTTCACCACCCAGGAGACCCTCGCCAACGCCCAGGCAGCACGCACCTGGCTGGTGCAGGCCCTGGGAGAGAAGGCGGTGCCGGCACACTTCGCCGCCGTCTCCGCCGCGCCGGACAAGGCACGCGCCTTCGGCATCCCGCCCGAGCGCGTGTTCGCATTCTGGGACTGGGTGGGCGGGCGCTATTCCCTGTGGTCTGCGGTGGGCCTGCCCATCGCGCTGGCCCACGGCTTCGAGGCCTTCGAGGCCTTGCTCGCCGGCGCCGCGCAGATGGACCGGCATTTCCGCGAGGCACCTGCTGAACGCAACCTGCCGGTGCTGCTCGCATTGCTCGGCGTCTGGTACGCGAACTTCTGGCAGGCCGCCACGCGCGCCGTGGTGCCCTACCGTCAGGACCTGCGCCTGCTGGTGCCTTACCTGCAGCAGCTCGAGATGGAGAGCGACGGCAAGCGCGTGCGTCGCGACGGCACGCCCGCCGATTACGCCACCATGCCCGTGGTCTGGGGCGATACCGGCACCAACGGGCAGCACGCCTTCTTCCAGCTCCTGCACCAGGGCACCGGGCTGGTGCCGGTGGACTTCGTGGCGGTGCTGGAGGAGGAGAGCGGCCACTGGCGCCAGCAGGCCATGCTGCTCGCGAACTGCTATGCCCAGGCCGAGGCGCTGTTCCACGGCCGCAGCGCCGCCGAGGCCGAGAAGCAGTCCGGCAAGGCGCTCGCACCCCACAAGACCTTCCCCGGCGGCCGCCCCAGCACCCTCATCACGCTCTCGCGCCTGGACGCACGGAATCTTGGCATGCTGCTCACGCTCTACGAGCACCGCACCTTCGTGCAGGCCTGCATCTGGGACGTCAACTGCTTCGACCAGATGGGCGTGGAGCTCGGCAAGCAGCTCGCCGAGGGCGTGCTCAAGGCGCTGGAGAGCGGCGACGTCACCGGCATCCAGGATCCCGCCACCCGCGCCGCGGTGAAGCGCTCCCGCTATGAGTGA
- the panB gene encoding 3-methyl-2-oxobutanoate hydroxymethyltransferase → MYTTPKNTNDAKPVTLSSLAHMKAEKQKIACLTAYDASFAALLDEAGVDVVLVGDSLGNVIQGHATTVPVTVDDIVYHTRNVARGLKRAFLIADMPFVSYPTPEIALANAARLMQEGGAKMVKLEGSGRQADIVTYLSDNGIPVCAHLGLRPQFVHKLGGYPVQGRQAKAAKQMLEDAKLLEKAGADLILLELVPRDLAAKITAAVKVPVIGIGAGPKVDGQILVLYDMLDITPGRRPKFVRNFTEGGKTPSEAVAAYVKAVRDKSYPAAEHSFD, encoded by the coding sequence ATGTACACCACGCCCAAGAACACCAACGATGCGAAGCCCGTCACGCTGAGCTCGCTCGCGCACATGAAGGCGGAGAAGCAGAAGATCGCCTGCCTCACCGCCTACGACGCGAGCTTCGCCGCGCTCCTGGACGAGGCCGGCGTGGACGTGGTGCTGGTGGGGGATTCCCTCGGCAACGTCATCCAGGGCCACGCCACCACCGTGCCGGTGACGGTGGATGACATCGTCTACCACACCAGGAACGTGGCGCGCGGCTTGAAGCGCGCTTTCCTCATCGCGGACATGCCGTTCGTGAGCTATCCCACGCCCGAGATCGCGCTCGCCAATGCCGCGCGCCTGATGCAGGAGGGCGGCGCCAAGATGGTGAAGCTCGAGGGCAGCGGCCGCCAGGCGGACATCGTCACCTACCTCAGCGACAACGGCATCCCGGTCTGCGCGCACCTGGGCCTGCGGCCCCAGTTCGTGCACAAGCTCGGCGGTTACCCGGTGCAGGGCCGCCAGGCCAAGGCCGCGAAGCAGATGCTGGAAGACGCCAAGCTCCTGGAGAAGGCGGGCGCAGACCTCATCCTGCTGGAGCTCGTGCCGCGCGACCTCGCCGCCAAGATCACCGCCGCTGTGAAGGTGCCGGTGATCGGCATCGGCGCCGGTCCCAAGGTGGATGGCCAGATCCTCGTGCTCTACGACATGCTCGACATCACCCCCGGGCGCCGGCCCAAGTTCGTGCGCAACTTCACCGAGGGCGGCAAGACGCCGTCCGAGGCGGTGGCAGCCTACGTGAAGGCGGTGCGCGACAAGAGCTATCCGGCCGCCGAGCACAGCTTCGACTGA
- a CDS encoding deoxynucleoside kinase, with translation MSGQSRYIVVEGPIGVGKTSLAMKLAETLGGELLLERAEENPFLERFYRDPKGAALPTQLSFLFQRARQLQELRQGDIFQPTRVADFLLDKDPLFARLNLDDEELKLYEQVYQHLTLDAPRPDLVVYLQAPVDVLVRRVNRRGIGYERFIQQEYLERVASAYSHYFHHYGASPLLIVNAADINPVESEADYNSLVREINRVRSGRHYFNPTPVR, from the coding sequence ATGAGCGGTCAATCGCGCTACATCGTGGTGGAGGGGCCCATCGGCGTGGGCAAGACCAGCCTCGCCATGAAGCTGGCAGAGACCCTCGGCGGCGAGCTCCTGCTGGAGCGAGCCGAGGAGAACCCCTTCCTCGAGCGTTTCTACCGCGACCCCAAGGGCGCCGCGCTTCCCACCCAGCTCTCGTTCCTGTTCCAGCGCGCGCGCCAGCTGCAGGAGCTGCGCCAGGGCGACATCTTCCAGCCCACCCGCGTGGCGGACTTCCTGCTGGACAAGGACCCGCTGTTCGCCCGCCTGAACCTGGACGATGAGGAGCTCAAGCTCTACGAGCAGGTGTACCAGCACCTCACGCTGGACGCGCCGCGTCCCGACCTCGTGGTCTACCTGCAGGCGCCGGTGGACGTGCTGGTGCGCCGCGTGAACCGCCGCGGCATCGGCTACGAGCGTTTCATCCAGCAGGAGTACCTGGAGCGGGTCGCTTCGGCTTACTCCCACTATTTCCACCACTACGGCGCCTCGCCGCTGCTCATCGTCAATGCCGCCGACATCAACCCGGTGGAGAGCGAGGCGGACTACAACTCGCTGGTGCGGGAAATCAACCGCGTCAGGTCGGGGCGGCACTACTTCAACCCCACACCAGTGCGGTGA
- the lptG gene encoding LPS export ABC transporter permease LptG → MDLYLAKAVIVNVLLVLLVLTALASVITFVSEIRSLSGSYTLLEAARYTLYKVPGGMYNMFTIAVLLGALLGLGELAGHNELTVMRVAGVSVARLGLSALLGGLVLAACCVLIGELVVPGSEQQAEDRRAELVNARTNALGTGGIWAKDGSSFVNVRSMTNRDLARGIYIYDVSPDRQLTGATFANAAEFGRLPPELHGVRGTQMSVDGSSTFRVPDREWQTSLNPNIISLFTMDSTTLSAAGLYYYIGYLRANHLDERRYVAEFWGHLAKPVSLLLMLILSLPFVFGPLRSASTGQRLLVGMLIGIGFYVANSMFMQSGVVFGINPVLTAWLPTLLLGAVSFLALRRIK, encoded by the coding sequence ATGGACCTCTACCTGGCGAAGGCGGTCATCGTCAACGTGCTGCTGGTGCTGCTGGTGCTCACCGCGCTCGCCAGCGTGATCACCTTCGTCAGCGAGATCCGCAGCCTGAGCGGCAGCTACACCCTGCTGGAGGCGGCGCGCTACACGCTCTACAAGGTGCCGGGTGGCATGTACAACATGTTCACCATCGCGGTGCTGCTCGGTGCGTTGCTGGGCCTCGGCGAACTCGCCGGCCACAACGAGCTCACGGTCATGCGCGTGGCGGGCGTCTCGGTGGCGCGGCTCGGCCTGTCCGCCCTGCTCGGCGGCTTGGTGCTGGCGGCTTGCTGCGTGCTCATCGGCGAGCTGGTGGTGCCTGGGAGCGAGCAGCAGGCAGAGGACCGGCGCGCCGAGCTCGTCAACGCCCGCACCAACGCGCTCGGCACCGGCGGCATATGGGCGAAGGATGGCTCGAGCTTCGTCAACGTGCGCTCCATGACCAACCGCGACCTGGCGCGCGGCATCTATATCTATGACGTCAGCCCGGATCGCCAGCTCACCGGCGCCACCTTCGCTAACGCCGCGGAGTTCGGCCGGCTCCCGCCGGAACTGCACGGCGTGCGCGGCACCCAGATGAGCGTGGACGGCTCCAGCACTTTCCGGGTCCCCGACCGCGAGTGGCAGACCTCCCTCAATCCCAACATCATCAGCCTGTTCACGATGGACTCCACCACCTTGTCCGCCGCCGGGCTCTATTACTACATCGGCTACCTGCGCGCGAACCACCTGGACGAGCGGCGCTACGTGGCGGAGTTCTGGGGACACCTTGCCAAGCCCGTATCGCTGCTGCTGATGCTGATCCTCTCGCTGCCCTTCGTGTTCGGGCCGCTGCGTTCCGCCAGCACCGGTCAGCGGCTGCTGGTGGGCATGCTCATCGGCATCGGCTTCTACGTGGCGAACAGCATGTTCATGCAGAGCGGCGTGGTGTTCGGCATCAACCCGGTGCTCACGGCCTGGCTGCCGACGCTCCTATTGGGAGCAGTCAGCTTCCTTGCCCTCAGACGCATCAAGTAG
- a CDS encoding RDD family protein: MPDVNPDDSRPAPLWRRLAAASYDALVVLGLWFIATAVAMPVARGAITPDHPLAELLYRLYILAVGFLFFGGFWVRNGQTLGMLAWRVKLVDARTGGSVRWGQALIRYLAAYLSWAALGLGFWWSLWDPEKKTWHDRLSGTVLRPAPSFAEISNPKN; this comes from the coding sequence ATGCCGGACGTGAATCCCGACGACAGCCGACCCGCGCCGCTGTGGCGCCGCCTCGCCGCGGCGAGCTACGACGCCCTGGTGGTGCTGGGCCTCTGGTTCATCGCCACCGCCGTGGCCATGCCGGTCGCGCGCGGCGCCATCACCCCCGACCATCCCCTGGCCGAACTCCTCTATCGCCTCTACATCCTCGCGGTGGGCTTCCTGTTCTTCGGCGGCTTCTGGGTGCGCAACGGCCAGACCCTGGGGATGCTGGCCTGGCGGGTGAAGCTGGTGGATGCCCGGACCGGCGGTTCGGTGCGCTGGGGCCAGGCGCTCATCCGCTACCTGGCTGCCTACCTCTCCTGGGCGGCGCTGGGACTCGGCTTCTGGTGGTCGCTGTGGGACCCGGAGAAGAAGACCTGGCACGACCGGCTCTCGGGCACGGTCTTGAGACCCGCGCCCTCCTTCGCCGAAATTTCCAATCCCAAGAATTAG
- the panC gene encoding pantoate--beta-alanine ligase has translation MLTEHSVVELRKRIQRWRAINQQVALVPTMGNLHAGHIALVKRARALADRVVVSIFVNPLQFGPKEDFGAYPRTPDADRLQLAVAGTDLLFMPEVEEMYPGGMDQVSRVEVPAFDGILDGASRPGHFAGVATVVTKLFNMVQPDVAVFGEKDYQQLLVIRRMTADLCLPVQVVGHPTVREPDGLAMSSRNQYLTKSERVQAPLLRRVLTDLGASLREGARDFGKLQAEAARRLTEGGFRPDYVEIRHADTLAPPKPDDERLVVLAAAWLGKARLIDNLPLDLAAPQDRTVTLSEAERVG, from the coding sequence ATGCTCACCGAACACTCGGTCGTGGAGCTTCGCAAGCGCATCCAGCGCTGGCGCGCCATCAACCAGCAGGTGGCGCTGGTGCCCACCATGGGCAACCTGCATGCCGGCCACATCGCGCTGGTGAAGCGCGCCCGCGCGCTGGCGGACCGCGTGGTGGTCAGCATCTTCGTGAACCCGCTGCAGTTCGGCCCGAAGGAGGATTTCGGCGCCTACCCGCGCACGCCGGATGCGGACCGCCTGCAGCTCGCGGTGGCAGGCACCGACCTCCTGTTCATGCCGGAGGTGGAGGAGATGTATCCCGGCGGCATGGACCAGGTGTCGCGGGTGGAAGTGCCGGCCTTCGACGGCATCCTCGACGGGGCCTCGCGCCCCGGCCACTTCGCCGGCGTAGCCACCGTGGTCACCAAGCTTTTCAACATGGTGCAGCCGGACGTGGCGGTGTTCGGCGAGAAGGACTACCAGCAGCTGCTGGTGATCCGGCGCATGACCGCGGACCTCTGCCTGCCGGTGCAGGTGGTGGGCCACCCGACGGTGCGCGAGCCGGATGGCCTCGCCATGAGCTCGCGCAACCAGTACCTCACCAAGTCCGAGCGCGTCCAGGCGCCGCTGCTGCGCCGCGTGCTCACCGATCTCGGCGCCAGCCTGCGCGAGGGCGCGCGGGATTTCGGCAAGCTGCAGGCCGAGGCCGCCCGGCGGCTCACGGAGGGCGGCTTCCGTCCCGACTATGTGGAGATCCGCCACGCCGACACGCTCGCGCCGCCCAAGCCGGACGACGAGCGCCTGGTGGTGCTGGCGGCGGCCTGGCTCGGCAAGGCGCGACTCATCGACAACCTGCCGTTGGACCTCGCCGCGCCGCAGGACAGGACCGTCACCTTGAGCGAAGCCGAGCGCGTCGGCTAA
- a CDS encoding SEC-C domain-containing protein, protein MSELAPAAQFKQSKYTVLRGVVSPQSAQLMTTYALLQQQWPGYYQPEDVFRAAHGHYADAMSETLLLELKPAMERATGLSLLPCYSYLRIYGPGAVLPRHLDRPSCEISASLALGLQAPSLWPLCVHADGEDKPIGLAPGDMLVYRGADVAHWREPFEGQWCAQVFLHYVDANGAYTDFRFDGRERIGPFDKQTMQRRFQREASYGRGDVPSSVPPDAPCPCNSGKQFKDCHGKAA, encoded by the coding sequence ATGAGTGAGCTCGCGCCCGCCGCGCAGTTCAAGCAGAGCAAGTACACCGTGCTGCGGGGCGTGGTCTCGCCCCAGAGCGCGCAGCTCATGACCACCTACGCGCTGCTGCAGCAGCAGTGGCCGGGCTACTACCAGCCGGAAGACGTGTTCCGCGCCGCGCACGGCCACTACGCCGACGCCATGAGCGAGACCCTGCTGCTGGAACTCAAGCCCGCTATGGAGCGCGCCACCGGCCTCAGCCTCTTGCCCTGTTATTCGTACCTGCGCATCTACGGCCCCGGCGCGGTGTTGCCGCGCCACCTGGACCGGCCGTCCTGCGAGATCAGCGCCTCTCTCGCGCTCGGGCTGCAGGCACCGTCCCTTTGGCCCCTGTGCGTGCATGCGGACGGGGAGGACAAGCCCATCGGTCTCGCCCCGGGCGACATGCTGGTGTACCGCGGCGCCGACGTGGCCCACTGGCGCGAGCCCTTCGAAGGCCAGTGGTGCGCCCAGGTGTTCCTGCACTACGTGGACGCCAACGGCGCCTACACCGACTTCAGGTTCGACGGACGCGAACGCATCGGTCCCTTCGACAAGCAGACCATGCAGCGCCGCTTCCAGCGGGAGGCGAGCTACGGGCGCGGCGACGTACCCTCGTCGGTGCCGCCGGATGCGCCCTGTCCCTGCAACAGTGGGAAGCAATTCAAGGATTGTCACGGCAAGGCGGCCTAG
- a CDS encoding GFA family protein: protein MLLEGSCHCGAVRFSVESHTPYPFMRCYCSICRKTGGGEGYAVNIMGEAATLKVDGAEHVGIYHARMPDGKGGIKHSGAERHFCRDCGSPLYLSDEQWPQWVYPMASAIDTPLPKPPEVVSIMLDFAAPWAEVALGKHFREYPKESIEDWHRRHKLLC, encoded by the coding sequence ATGCTGCTCGAAGGTTCCTGCCACTGCGGCGCTGTCCGCTTCAGCGTCGAGTCCCACACGCCCTATCCCTTCATGCGCTGCTACTGCTCCATCTGCCGCAAGACCGGTGGTGGAGAAGGCTACGCCGTGAACATCATGGGAGAGGCGGCCACCCTCAAAGTGGACGGCGCGGAGCACGTGGGCATCTACCACGCGCGCATGCCGGACGGGAAAGGCGGCATCAAGCACAGCGGTGCGGAGCGGCACTTCTGCCGGGACTGCGGCTCGCCGCTCTACCTCAGCGACGAACAGTGGCCGCAATGGGTGTATCCCATGGCCTCGGCGATAGATACGCCGCTACCCAAGCCGCCTGAGGTGGTGAGCATCATGCTGGACTTCGCTGCGCCCTGGGCGGAAGTGGCGCTGGGCAAGCACTTCAGGGAGTATCCGAAGGAGTCGATTGAGGACTGGCACAGACGTCACAAACTGCTGTGCTGA
- the pcnB gene encoding polynucleotide adenylyltransferase PcnB → MSRIGSPLIHPVIIPRADHSISRANISENALKVLYRLKNAGYEAYLVGGGVRDLLLGREPKDFDIATSASPEQVEREFRNCRLIGRRFRLAHVRFGDEIIEVATFRASGAADTAGEEDDPDRAHDGGTGRILRDNIYGTVEEDAVRRDFSVNALYYDVRDFSVRDYVGGLPDLRDGVLRLIGDPEVRYREDPVRMLRAVRFAVKLGFKLHPGTERPIGRLSGLLADVPPARMFEEILKLFMYGFGEQAFEALRHHGLFTQLFPRTEEALAVEEQGFPRVFIAKALASTDSRVQQDLPVTPAFLFAALLWEPVRQVASQLEAEGLHPSEALRRASAEVVDEQVQRVALPRRFSTPMIEIFTLQPRFTQRQGKRPQRLMEHPRFRAAYDFMVLRAQSGEADPELAEWWTQLLAGDPVAPPPAEPGSGTGRRRRRRRGGRGRKRRAEGGAGQEPA, encoded by the coding sequence GTGAGCCGCATAGGAAGCCCGCTTATCCACCCGGTCATCATCCCCCGCGCCGACCACAGCATTTCGCGGGCGAATATCTCTGAAAACGCCCTCAAGGTGCTCTACCGGCTCAAGAACGCCGGCTACGAGGCTTATCTCGTCGGCGGCGGCGTGCGCGACCTCTTGCTGGGCCGCGAACCCAAGGACTTCGACATCGCCACCAGCGCGAGCCCGGAGCAGGTGGAACGGGAGTTCCGCAACTGCCGCCTCATCGGGCGGCGCTTCCGCCTGGCCCACGTGCGTTTCGGCGACGAGATCATCGAGGTCGCCACCTTCCGCGCCAGCGGCGCCGCCGACACGGCCGGGGAAGAAGACGACCCGGACCGGGCCCACGACGGCGGCACCGGCCGCATCCTGCGCGACAACATCTACGGCACGGTGGAGGAGGACGCGGTCCGCCGCGACTTCAGCGTCAACGCGCTCTACTACGACGTGCGCGACTTCTCGGTGCGCGACTACGTGGGCGGCCTGCCGGACCTGCGTGACGGCGTGCTGCGCCTGATCGGCGACCCGGAGGTGCGCTACCGGGAGGACCCGGTGCGCATGCTGCGCGCGGTGCGCTTCGCGGTGAAGCTCGGCTTCAAGCTGCATCCCGGCACCGAGCGTCCCATCGGGCGCCTGAGCGGCCTGCTGGCGGACGTGCCTCCCGCGCGCATGTTCGAGGAGATCCTCAAGCTCTTCATGTACGGCTTCGGCGAGCAGGCCTTCGAGGCGTTGCGCCACCACGGCCTGTTCACGCAGCTGTTTCCCCGCACCGAGGAGGCGCTCGCGGTGGAGGAGCAGGGGTTCCCGCGCGTGTTCATCGCCAAGGCCCTCGCCAGCACCGACAGCCGCGTACAGCAGGACCTGCCGGTCACGCCCGCGTTCCTCTTCGCCGCGCTGCTGTGGGAACCGGTGCGCCAGGTCGCGTCGCAGCTCGAGGCGGAGGGCCTGCATCCCAGCGAGGCGCTGCGCCGCGCCTCCGCCGAGGTGGTGGACGAACAGGTGCAGCGCGTGGCGCTGCCGCGCCGCTTCTCCACGCCCATGATCGAGATCTTCACGCTGCAGCCGCGTTTCACCCAGCGCCAGGGCAAGCGCCCGCAGCGGCTGATGGAGCACCCGCGCTTCCGCGCTGCCTACGACTTCATGGTGCTGCGCGCCCAGTCCGGCGAGGCGGACCCGGAGCTGGCCGAGTGGTGGACGCAGCTCCTCGCCGGCGACCCGGTGGCACCGCCGCCGGCCGAGCCGGGCAGCGGCACCGGACGCCGCCGCCGGCGTCGCCGTGGCGGGCGGGGACGCAAGCGCCGCGCCGAAGGCGGAGCGGGGCAGGAGCCCGCCTGA
- the panD gene encoding aspartate 1-decarboxylase — protein MQVTLLKAKLHRARVTHAELDYEGSCAIDSQLLDTAGMLDYEQIQIYNVTNGERFTTYAMRAEPGSGVISINGAAAHRAKPGDIIIICAYCQMNAAEAMNHKPRLIYLNEHNKVMRTSNAIPVQAA, from the coding sequence ATGCAAGTGACCCTGCTCAAGGCGAAGCTCCATCGTGCCCGCGTGACCCACGCCGAGCTCGACTACGAGGGTTCCTGCGCCATCGACAGCCAGCTCCTGGACACCGCCGGCATGCTCGACTACGAGCAGATCCAGATCTACAACGTCACCAACGGCGAGCGCTTCACCACCTATGCCATGCGCGCCGAGCCGGGCTCCGGAGTCATCTCCATAAACGGCGCCGCCGCCCACCGCGCCAAGCCGGGCGACATCATCATCATCTGCGCCTACTGCCAGATGAATGCCGCCGAGGCCATGAACCACAAGCCGCGTCTGATCTACCTGAACGAGCACAACAAGGTCATGCGCACTTCCAACGCCATCCCCGTGCAAGCCGCCTGA